A single genomic interval of Cupriavidus sp. MP-37 harbors:
- a CDS encoding Cd(II)/Pb(II)-responsive transcriptional regulator yields the protein MRIGELSRSSGCDVETIRYYEREGLLDAPRREANGYRRYDEGHMVQLNFVRHCRSLGMSLSDVRRLREFERNPSQDCDDINTLLDRQIAQIHAQRVALEALEGQLRALRETCRHHQPASACGILQNLQQAAAGAGCECHATNG from the coding sequence ATGCGTATCGGCGAACTTTCACGGTCCAGCGGCTGCGATGTCGAGACCATCCGCTATTACGAGCGCGAAGGGCTGCTTGACGCACCCCGGCGCGAGGCCAACGGCTATCGCCGGTATGACGAGGGCCATATGGTGCAACTGAACTTCGTGCGCCATTGCCGTTCGCTGGGGATGAGCCTGTCGGACGTCAGGCGGCTGCGCGAGTTCGAGCGCAACCCGTCGCAGGACTGCGACGACATCAACACGCTGCTCGACCGCCAGATCGCGCAGATCCACGCCCAGCGCGTGGCGCTGGAAGCGCTCGAGGGCCAGCTGCGCGCGCTGCGCGAGACCTGCCGCCATCACCAGCCGGCCAGTGCGTGCGGCATCCTGCAGAACCTGCAGCAGGCGGCGGCCGGGGCGGGCTGTGAGTGCCATGCCACCAATGGGTGA